Within the Scytonema millei VB511283 genome, the region TGGCAACTTTCGGTTTTTTCTCGCGCAATACATCGTAGCCAACAATTCCTAATTGTGCCTGTCCGTATTCTACGTAAACGGGTACATCTTGCGCCCGTACTAATAAAGCTTTGGCAATATTATTCGAGTCTTGAATCTGTAATTGGCGATTGCTAGAATCAAGAAATGCACTAAAATCTAAACCAACTGATTGCAACAAACGGATACTATCTTTTAAAAGTGCGCCTTTGGGTAGTGCTACGGTAATCATGGCTAGGGAGTAGGGAGTAGGGGAAGAAACAGAAGACAAGTCCTCATTCTCACAAAAAACTATTATGCCCTGAAACTAGAACGATCGCGATTGTATAATTCTGATTTTCTACATGAGTGAGACACTGCCAGATTGTAGCCAGTGTCAGAATAGAAATATTGCGTAATCTATCCGTGCAGCCACGATTGATATGAAAATTTTGTTAGTTGACGATGAAGTTGAACTAACCGATCCCCTGAGTCGCCTCCTCAGCCGTGAAGGGTACGAGGTTGATGTGGCATATGATGGGAACAAAGGTAGCAATTTGGCTACTCAGAAGACTTATGACTTGTTGATTCTCGATTGGATGCTTCCCCACCAATCGGGGTTAGATATTTGTCAGCAATTACGGCGCAGTGGTAAAAATACACCTGTTCTCTTCCTGACTGCTAAAGATACGATAGACGATCGCGTGCAAGGTTTAGATGCGGGTGCAGATGATTATATTGTGAAGCCGTTTGAGTTACGAGAATTACTTGCAAGAGTCCGCGCTTTGTTGCGGCGAGGTGCTGTAGATTTGAATTTAGCTACAACTCAACGTTTGCAAGTTGCAGATTTAGAATTAGATGTGGATAACCGCCTAGCTTATCGTCAAGGACGCACGATTGAACTATCAGAAAAAGAGACTAAGCTTTTAGAATTTTTTATGCGTCATGTCGGACAAGTGTTAACTCACGATCAAATTCATCAATATTTATGGACTGAAGAGGAACAACCGAGCAGTAATGTTTTAGCTGCTTTAATTCGGTTATTAAGACGCAAAATTGAAGCTAAAGGAGAAATAGTGTTAGTTCATACTGTTTATGGTAAGGGTTATCGGTTTGGGGATGGTAATGGGTAGTTGGTAGTTGGTGGTTGGTAGTTGGTAGTTGGTAGTTGATAGTATTGGATATATGGCGAATATATCATTACAGATACTACGATCTATTAAGGCAATATTCTAATAAATATAAAATATTTCCATTTGTCTTTTTGTGTTCGTATTCTCTCACAACTTTTCCACCCAATGCTTCTGGAATTTTGCGACTGGCAATGTTGGCGCG harbors:
- the rppA gene encoding two-component system response regulator RppA, producing MKILLVDDEVELTDPLSRLLSREGYEVDVAYDGNKGSNLATQKTYDLLILDWMLPHQSGLDICQQLRRSGKNTPVLFLTAKDTIDDRVQGLDAGADDYIVKPFELRELLARVRALLRRGAVDLNLATTQRLQVADLELDVDNRLAYRQGRTIELSEKETKLLEFFMRHVGQVLTHDQIHQYLWTEEEQPSSNVLAALIRLLRRKIEAKGEIVLVHTVYGKGYRFGDGNG